TTACCACATTTTTAGGGTTTATAAAGCTTGTTTCAGGATCTATTACAGTTCAAAGGAAGAGCGCAATGGAATGTAATGGCGACCACCCCAGGATTTGAATCCAAGTCAGTAAAACGAGGTGGATCACCTTGGCACCCGGTGCGCTACAATTCCTTGGGGTTAGCTTGCCGCTTGCTTGGCACTGCTAGTTCCTTTGTTTTGAACCTCATTCCGCAATTCTTGAAGGAAATCCTCAACGAACTGTGTTTATAACAAGGGAAGAACAAGCCAGGGAACTTACGAGCAGAAGCCAGAGTATAAAAAGCCTGCTGAGGAATTTGACAGTGATTAGATTCCCTCGCAGCAGAGAGACGAGAAGTGTGAGGCTAGTAggatgccttcttcctttgaGTATATATTCTCTCGTGCCTTGAAAGTAGGCAATTACGGGAATTTATTCGGCGTGCACAAGAGTGATTATGCCCTTCTTTTGGCCTTTGATATGGTTTTGATTATATTGAAGCTTCATTGTTTTGATCTGCATCTCTAGCGAATCATTGGTAACGAGGAGGAATTCATTCCAGGTATGAACTAAGAAACTCATGGTTTTGATCTGCATATGTAGttaattattcaaaatttcttGTGCTTGTGACGTTTGTGGATTCAATAATCCACAAATTCAATAACTACAACCGAATTATAGGCACTTATACAtacaaacaatcaaatatttcaaaataacaaTGTAAAAGTTTAACATATTTTGTGAAATTCGCCATGGATGGAGATCGTTTGCTTAAATAATTCTCCATGCAAGAAGAAAATGGATGTAAACAACGTCGAGATTTTGGTTTCCTTATGTTGTCCAGAATTTGAACTGACATGTACGACCCTTGAGTTAACGGGTATACCATAGGTCTATCGGGATACGGAAACTAACTCTCAACCCAAAGGGCGGGGGAAAGGGGTTAAACAGAGACAGAAGACGCCATGAAAAAGATGGTGGAGATTCTGCTATGTATTCATGGTAGTTGAAGGCCGTTACTTTCTTAAACCGACGGAGCGGTGTCATAAATATCGGCCTCCCCACCAATATAATGCAATGGCCGACAGAGGAGCCATGAAcagggcagagccaaggtagggcctgcaTGGGACCTGGacctacctcaaaaaaaaaaaaaaatcacttgttttatataaaaattttgaaaaatgatagttcggccctaatcaaaatttagaaattttaattcggctcctctcatgaaaaaattctagctctgcTGTTGGCCGCGAAGATCAGCTGATATAACACCAGATGGATCTTtgaataaaataacaataaatattaattttcaattttaatttgaaattcattttagaAACAGCCGGTTCGGATACGACCCAATTCAGATCTGGCCTGACTCGCTGGATCACTCACTCAGGCGCAGTGTTGCCGCCACTACCacctattttaaaaatatatatatatattgaaaataactaaaaaattgcagaaattgGATAAAAAACATGGTAGAAATGAGCActtaagaattttttatttgataatcTCAGATCTTAGATTCATAGTTGAACTGGAATCCACTTGGTGTTTAAAGAAACAGAGGGTCTAACAGCATAGATCTGGGATCCATGttacatatattaaaaaaaaaagtcaagatCTGAGGTCCATGGGAGTTCGGGATGAGTTCAAATAAACATCCCACACAGCTGGACCCAGCCTACTGTGGAAAATAAGCATGTCTAAGtagggcaactgcccacacctggctccgccactgttgACTAACAAACTAGAAACAAATATTAGCAGAACTTGTACCCGCAGTCAAAGACATGATTTTAATGTTTCGTTATCAGGgatggagccaaaaatttttcatgagatggGCCCAATTAacgtttttaaattttaacacgggccaaaatatcatttttcaaaatatttatatatgacaagtaaaattttttaaaattcacatgtaattttttttttaaaaaaaaattgaggtggggccagggcccatgcaggccccTTAGCTCGACCCCTATTCATGATGCTTTTCTTGCTTGCCCAATCTTGTCATTTAGTTGGAAGTTTATGTTGTTCCtgtattgtgtgtgtgtgtgaaacacACATGGGATCTAAGCTATGTCTGAAATAACATCGAGGGACATAACATAGTTGGTCAGCTTGGGGGTCGCGCACCCTCTCTTCAATTTCATGGGTGCAACTCTTTTGAACTGCATACATTGGCTACACGATACTCAAGGTGAAAGGTGTATTGCACACCACATGTAAGTCCCGAAGTAGCCTTGAACCTTGGAGATAAAAGGAAGGGGGAAGAGCCTTGCCTCTAGTGAACTGTTATATCATTGACCATGAAAAAGGTtcaaattaatatttttctaaataagAGCAACCATAATAACAATGACAGCAGTAGTAGTGTCGACCATCCAAAGTGAGGTTAGACGCCCCTCTCATTCCTCTTGTCTCCAGTGACTTGGGCTCGGGACCTGAGCAGGGTACGGTACACCCTGTAGCTTGAGTGTCACAATCCTATTGTTTGTTGTTCAGGAAAATAGCACTCATGGGAATCAAACTGACGATGTGCCATCTACACGTTCATTACCCAACCAACTATTCTACGCCCTTTGAGGCTGCAATAGTGTCGTTCGAAGTGAATAAATCccgaaaaatattgaaaatgttCATGTCGGTTGTATCAAGCTAAGCTTCTATCAGCACACTTTCCTTGACCACATGGGCTGGACTTGAAAATAATAGAAGGTCTCTGTATAGGCCATTGCATTATTCTGGTTAGGGACTGATATAATGATATAATGTGCATAACGCGCAATTATTCGGACAATAATGCTcgatctgtttttttttttttttttttttgggcaattAACGTTTAGAAAAAGTTTGTTAAAAATGTTTCAAATGATTGTctatattttggatctaatgtTCGTTCGggtttaagttttttatttctggttttggatctgaatataCAGCTTCGGTTCCAAGATAATCAAATGGCTCCAACTCCAAAACCATTAATATGGAATGCCCATGTAATGACTGGATTCAAAAGATTAAGAACTCAAAAGAAAATCCAGATCTGAACTATTTAACTCCGGATCTGTGATGGACTCATTGCTCGTTATTGTGCTATTTAAGGTTTTATCAAAATGGAACCCGAAAGGAAAATCTAATTTCAACCAAAGAAGCTTTCCTAGTgagtaaaatttttttatgacatttgagaaaagaagaacgacGATGCAAGTTTAGCATGTCGGAAGTAAGTACCAATAAtataacatttaaataaactTGATGCTACCaagacatatttttttttaaaaaaaaaaaaacttaggaGACGTTTTTAAGATCAGATCTTCCCCCTTTcaatcgatttttttttttatgcaatgaAGTAAAATTAGGTTTTAATTATGGATCTCATGTCCttggtttgaactttgatgaATCAAAATCATGTCACATCACGTCTACATCAGAACCATAAATTTCAAATCAGGTGCCAAAATAACAATGAAACACCAtgccaaaatcaagtttttacaCAAAAGTGcccacttttcttttctttttcagttaaCTGTTTCTTCCATTTATATTTGAGGTGGccttaaaagaaaagaaaaaaagtgttcTCATGTTCCCCCTTCAAAAGTGTACGTTGTTCAACTCCGTAGGTCATAGCACGTGTAGGTGTCGGCAGGAACAAGGGTCGTAGCATTTGAATTCGCTTAAGTTAGAGAGCTCTTtctgtaaaattttgatgtaatatcaaataaattagattcCCTTTGCgcttctatttttatttttatatgcatgaacgAATCTGCCGACAACATTTAGAGGGCAAGGAGCACTTAATGCTGCCATCGCCTATCCTCACCCACCTGTACAAAATTTAGGTGGCCCTTTTTATTAAGGCTATAGTTTCAAagttttaatataaatttttaacatttttataggaattaaataaattttttaaaattatatatatatatatatatatataaattgaggGGTCACCTCTGATTATAGATCTCCAAGACTTGAGCTCTTGTTTCTCCGTTTATCTCTCAAACTTTGGATTTGACGTTTTAGCTTCTTAACATGGATTTGAGTTCATGTttatgtggatttcaaatcaaatccGAAACTACCGAACATAGGAAGAGTTTCTTTCAATGAATCCAATGTTACCAAAATCAACTCTGGATCCGCTGGAGTGGCCGATTTTGACCTAATCGGTTTGCTATTTGATTCTATGGCCGATTTAAGAGTATCGTATGTCaaattttaactattttttaaatttccaattttttttgtttatatatatatataggtattatttattttattagaagataaattatttaatatttttttgccaGTTTAACAGTGATATGTgccatttttaaatatatatttttttcattttaattaaacataattaaaatgataataaaGCATGTTAGGAGTCGCAAGAATCAATCTCCTAACATGCTAGCTACTCTAAAAagcatttttcttcttcatttcaaaaaaataaaagctgaCGTTGTACTTTTACCGACCCGAATCAAATCCAGTGGAAAAAGACTCGCGTTCCTGTTGTCCCACGGACGAGTGCATTCATCATGTCAGCATCGGATCCCCGACTGGGCCTTGCGAcaatttttttggatcttgtTAGAGATTCGCCTCTTTGTCTCGGCTTTTTGTCCTGGGTGACTCTACTGTTCCGTCTGTCAACTCTTTCTCCACCTTTCTTATTACGTTTTATTGTGATACTAATTTGTATATTCTCTTCTTATATTTCGTTTCTGCGgtttaggggacttcttgtccccaaattttactatatatttccattttatcgacTCGGCTTCCTTGTCGTTTTGGTTATTCATTGAATGGGACACGAGAACATGTGGCACATTAAAAGGGTgttgaatgaggaaataaattgtgttttaaaagaaaagaacaccATGTTCCTGTTTGATTAAATATAACGTGGTGTGACTGTGCTTAGGGTATGACTGATTGATCTATGAATGCGTCAATAATTGTATTATGTTTCTCAAAATAAGATATTTGGATGATACTTTCATTTACCCCACTTTTGTGAAATCCAAAAAgtaggttttatgaaaattaataacttttttaatgagttttaaaaacatagtttatttgtttctgtGACACATTTAACATAAACAAACATACCCAAAATGTTTTGATCTTGCTTAGTTGGATTCAAGTTTATAAATTTCCATAGCAAGCCAAAACTCAGATTTCGGCTCCGGCGAGAGTTCCATGTTAAAGTCTCTTGATTCGTACTTGGATGAAGATCTCGGTACAATCTGATTGGATGTATAATTTGTTTAGCAAATTGACCTGAAAAGATTGGGATTCAGCCAGATATTCCATTGAATCTGAACAATCTGTATCCATGCTGAACAAGAAATTTGCAGTATCAACGATTACCGGATTTTGTCACCAAGAATTTACTAAGATTGAATGTTTGAAGTGCGACTAACTTGAAACGAAAAATATTCACTGCTTCAATCGCCACACAACTATCTTTTTCATAATATAAAAACCAAtggtgtgttttttttttttttgctgtcgATAATTGTTGAagtgttcttttgaaaatttccaacAACTCGAGAACTACAGAAACGGATCTGAAAGTGAAAAGGTTTCCGACATTTCAGCCATAAATGTAATGAGAAGCAGATCGGAAGGATAAGAAAATTCAACTACTTTTACAGATTCAAGCAGGGGTCCGGTTCTTCACGTCATCTTGCCGTCACTTCCGGTTGTGGGGACACGAGCCCATCGTCGTAGCTTGCTGTCCTCTGGATCCTTGAAGTTCGTATATGACCGAGAGCGAGAGCAGGGGAAGGAGATTGAGGAGGGTGAGAGAAGGAGTTGCCCAAGTCTTCCAAGTTCCTAGCAGAGAGATTCTCATCCTTCTTCTTGGGCATCGGCCATTATCGCCGTTGGTGCTGACACGAACCCTCTTACACGTTCCAAGCAGAGAGATTCCCATTCTTGTTCTTGAGCATCGACCATTCTTGCCGGTGGTGCTGACACGAAGCCTAACCCCTGGACTCTCATCCTCTTGTTGACGTTGCTACATCTCTCTCCTCCCAAGCTCCACTTGTTTGCTACCAAGGTTagctctctcgctcgctctctctctctctctctcaaagtcATTTCTGCTTCTGGTATGCTCTTTTGTACCATTTGGATGGAAACGGATATTCATTGATGAAATTTACGTAGTTTTCTTGCTTGAATGGTAGTCGGTTGTCGGTTAATGCGAAAATAGCGTTGTCGGCAGTCTCCTTTTTCTTGCTAATTGAGTTTTCTTGTAGGTATTGGAAGAGAGACTGCTGTTACGGATCGATGCTGTCTGGGCCTGCGTTCTTTGGACTTCTTGATGCGTGAAGTTTTATAGTAGGGGGAGTCTCTGAGTTTTACAGGTTAAATCTGTACCTGAGAAAATGGGTATGGGGAAAAATCCGAGGGGAAGTAAGAGATCTTCCTCGTCCTCATGTTCTACGGTTTCTGTGATCGTTTTTGTGGCGTTTTGCTTGGTGGGGTTATGGATGTACTCCTCCTCTTCTGTAATTCCCTTGCagaagttttcttcttcttcaattaaGACTTCTTCAAAATTTAGATCTGAACAAAGAACGCCGTTGAAGGATCGGGTGTTTGAGGATAATCCTGGCGATTTGCCGGATGATTTGGTGAAGCAAGAAGATGATAAGATTAGTGATAATGATAAGAACAACGAGAATTATCAAAGCACAGCAGATCAGTTGAAGGAAGGTGGTATACGAGAGAGGAGCGATGGCGAAGAAGACTCTGGAACCATGGTGGACAGGTCTGTTGTACAGAAGGATGATGACGACGGCAcaaaactagaaaatgaaaatgtgctCGAAAATGTCCAGGGAGAGGACCGACAATCCGTGGATCAAGAAGATGGGGACAAAGGAACAAATCAATCATCAGATAGGGATGACCCTGAGAAGGGACTCTTCCAATCGGTTGAGCGGGATGAAGCTGAAAAAGAACAGTCTCAGCTACCCGAGGGTGAGTCTCACCGGgaagagattgaaatcaatGGCAACGGAGATCAAGAGAGCCACGTGGATGAAAATGTTCTACAGAATGAGGACCAAAGTGGATCTCACTCTACACAAGAAGGCGAAGAAAAAATAACGACACACTCCGACGGGAAAGGAGATGGAGATGGATCACCGGCGACAGAAGGccaggaagaagagaaagtcGATGATCAACAAAGTCCTGACACCGTTGCCACCCCAGAGGACGAATCAAGGAAGCAAGAAAATGATGAGAAAGAAACAAGTCTCTCTGGTGAGTCATTCCCTGATGGAGCGCAGTCTGAAATACTAAATGAAACCAAAGCAGATCAAGGGTCATGGGCAACTCAAGCTGATCAATCTGAAAACGAAAAGGAAAGGCAGAATGTTCGTTCTTCGGAGAAAGATGAATCAtctgaaatttctaaaagtgAGGGTGGGATCAAGGAGGAGACTGGTGGCGCATATGGATACACGTGGGAACTTTGTAATGCAACGGCGGGGCCTGACTACATACCTTGTCTTGATAATGAAGCATTTCTCAAGACCTTACACACTAGAGGACATTTTGAGCACCGAGAAAGACATTGCCCTGAGGAGAGCACTACATGTCTTGTCCCTCTTCCCAAAGGATATAGGCGTCCTATCGGCTGGCCTAAAAGCAGAGACAGGGTAAAAGAACAAAAACGCTAACAAAACTGTAGAACAAGATTTTATCTTATTCTTTCCTTTCAAATTGTAGCCTTACATGTGTTTTATCTAATGCTGCTTGCAGATATGGTATAACAATGTTCCTCACACCCAGCTTGCTGTGGTTAAGGGGCACCAAAATTGGCTGAAAGTTAGCGGGGAGCATCTTATTTTCCCTGGAGGTGGCACTCAGTTCATACATGGTGCACTACACTATATTGATTTTATTCAGAAggtccttcttttttcttttgctatcCTCCaaatttctcatctttttcTATTATCCTGATGACATCCATGCTTGTGAGATACATGGCGCTCAGttcatcttgttttttaaaGTTGCGCTAGCAATGTCTTACTTAGAAAAACAGTGGATTGTCTTGTACTAGAGGTACCATGTGGGTTACCAGAAAATAGTGCGTCCATCCGAATCTAATGGAACCAAAACTACTTTTACCTGGCTCCGTTATGAAAATAAGTTAGTATTTTCTCATGCTTCGTTTCAGTCATTTATACAAGGTT
This window of the Nymphaea colorata isolate Beijing-Zhang1983 chromosome 2, ASM883128v2, whole genome shotgun sequence genome carries:
- the LOC116247907 gene encoding probable methyltransferase PMT26 — protein: MGMGKNPRGSKRSSSSSCSTVSVIVFVAFCLVGLWMYSSSSVIPLQKFSSSSIKTSSKFRSEQRTPLKDRVFEDNPGDLPDDLVKQEDDKISDNDKNNENYQSTADQLKEGGIRERSDGEEDSGTMVDRSVVQKDDDDGTKLENENVLENVQGEDRQSVDQEDGDKGTNQSSDRDDPEKGLFQSVERDEAEKEQSQLPEGESHREEIEINGNGDQESHVDENVLQNEDQSGSHSTQEGEEKITTHSDGKGDGDGSPATEGQEEEKVDDQQSPDTVATPEDESRKQENDEKETSLSGESFPDGAQSEILNETKADQGSWATQADQSENEKERQNVRSSEKDESSEISKSEGGIKEETGGAYGYTWELCNATAGPDYIPCLDNEAFLKTLHTRGHFEHRERHCPEESTTCLVPLPKGYRRPIGWPKSRDRIWYNNVPHTQLAVVKGHQNWLKVSGEHLIFPGGGTQFIHGALHYIDFIQKTEPQIAWGKRTRVILDVGCGVASFGGYLFERDVLAMSFAPKDEHEAQVQFALERGIPAISAVMGTKRLPFPSMVFDVVHCARCRVPWHAEGGNLLLELNRLLRPGGFFVWSATPVYQKLKEDVEIWKAMTSLTKSMCWDLVVIKKDKLNGVGAAIYRKPTTNECYDKRKHNSPALCDVKDDPNAAWYVPLRPCMHRVPVDHIERGSQWPKEWPQRLYTPPYWLNSSQVGIYGKPAPEDFEKDYEHWKRIVKTSYIDGMGIDWSTVRNVMDMRAVYGGFAAALRDLKVWVMNVVAIDSPDTLPIIYERGLFGIYHDWCESFSTYPRTYDLLHADHLFSSLKNRCDVVAAMAEVDRILRPGGKLIMRDESSIVSQLESVIKSLHWEIRFTFSKNQEGILLAEKTFWRPTKLSSDN